The proteins below are encoded in one region of Bremerella sp. P1:
- a CDS encoding DUF1549 domain-containing protein has translation MVLPIYRRASDRLYGVLFGASIALMLASAVHAEEVAVPSVSFVNDVIPVLTKASCNTGGCHAKAGSGQNGFQLSLLGFEVAEDYEAIVREGRGRRLFPTIPEESLLLKKAAGETPHGGGVRLPKDSEGYELIRRWIGEGAPFEKENDPSLETLEVQPARSVVGMGKEIQLKAVATFSDGSQRDVTEFTLFESNSEAMAEVSLEGFVEIQQIPGRVAIMLRYQDKSAVFTAAVPLGAPLDELPEAKNFIDEFVFGNLQEIGIPPSPVCDDATFLRRVTLDITGRLPTTKEAEAFLNSDDPAKRDQVIERLLRSPGYADFFANKWTSLLKNRRDDARDITSNFAFHAWMRDGLLDNVAYDQLVRELLAATGTVVANPPVAWYKRVREPKEQLEDVAQLFLGVRLQCAQCHHHPFERWSQDDYYSLAAFFSQVGRKPTATRGEDMIFHKRGIATATNMKTGEKLRPAALGDSVGDIPADQDPRLLLADWISNPDNPFFAKALVNRYWKHFFKRGLIEPEDDIRDTNPPSNPELLAALEKHFVESGYDLKELVRIITQSRAYQLSAVPNEHNLIDEQNYSRYYPRRLQAEVILDAVNDLTASQTSFRNLPLGTRAVALPDNSYNTASGFLKIFGRPDNASVCECERVQSSSLAQSLHFINSDEVKTKLRSSSGRAAELAKRNSPAEESIRELYMIAFSREPAADELRIALEYLDQVPSDADGKPLDAKAAISQNYQDLIWALMNSKEFMFNH, from the coding sequence ATGGTATTGCCAATCTATCGCCGAGCGAGTGATCGTTTGTACGGAGTTCTTTTCGGTGCATCAATCGCGTTGATGCTTGCATCTGCGGTCCATGCGGAAGAGGTTGCCGTCCCGTCGGTTAGCTTCGTCAACGATGTTATTCCTGTACTGACGAAGGCAAGTTGCAATACTGGCGGGTGTCATGCGAAAGCAGGAAGTGGGCAGAACGGCTTTCAACTGTCCTTGTTAGGATTCGAAGTTGCGGAAGACTACGAAGCGATTGTTCGCGAGGGCCGCGGACGCCGTCTGTTTCCAACGATTCCCGAAGAGAGCCTGTTGCTCAAGAAGGCTGCAGGCGAAACACCTCACGGCGGTGGGGTGAGACTGCCTAAGGATTCCGAAGGTTACGAACTGATACGTCGCTGGATTGGCGAAGGTGCTCCCTTCGAGAAGGAAAACGATCCGAGTCTTGAGACGCTTGAGGTGCAGCCTGCTCGAAGCGTTGTCGGAATGGGAAAAGAGATTCAGCTAAAGGCAGTTGCTACGTTTTCTGATGGTAGCCAACGCGATGTTACCGAATTCACGCTGTTTGAATCGAATTCGGAAGCGATGGCGGAGGTGTCTTTAGAGGGCTTCGTCGAGATCCAGCAGATTCCTGGTCGGGTTGCGATCATGTTGCGTTACCAGGACAAATCGGCTGTTTTTACGGCAGCGGTGCCGCTGGGTGCTCCCCTTGATGAGTTGCCAGAGGCGAAAAACTTTATCGACGAATTTGTCTTTGGAAATCTCCAGGAGATTGGTATTCCGCCTTCGCCGGTATGTGATGATGCAACTTTTCTTCGACGAGTGACGCTCGACATTACGGGGCGACTCCCGACGACGAAGGAGGCCGAAGCCTTTTTGAACAGCGACGATCCGGCTAAGCGGGATCAAGTAATCGAACGCCTGCTGCGGAGTCCTGGTTATGCCGACTTCTTTGCCAATAAGTGGACGTCGCTACTCAAGAATCGCCGAGACGATGCAAGGGATATCACGTCCAATTTTGCGTTTCATGCGTGGATGCGAGATGGCCTGCTCGACAACGTCGCGTACGATCAGTTGGTTCGCGAACTTCTTGCCGCAACGGGGACCGTTGTAGCGAATCCGCCGGTGGCATGGTACAAGCGCGTAAGGGAGCCCAAAGAGCAATTAGAGGACGTGGCTCAACTGTTTTTGGGGGTTCGCCTACAGTGTGCTCAATGTCACCACCACCCATTCGAGCGCTGGAGTCAAGACGATTACTACAGTCTGGCAGCGTTCTTTAGCCAGGTGGGCCGGAAGCCTACGGCGACTCGTGGCGAAGATATGATCTTTCACAAGCGAGGGATTGCGACTGCCACGAACATGAAGACGGGGGAAAAGCTTCGGCCTGCAGCACTGGGTGATTCTGTTGGTGATATTCCCGCGGATCAAGACCCGCGCCTTCTCCTGGCTGACTGGATCTCCAATCCGGATAATCCGTTCTTCGCCAAAGCCCTGGTAAATCGTTATTGGAAGCACTTCTTCAAACGGGGGCTGATTGAACCGGAAGACGATATTCGCGATACGAACCCACCCTCAAACCCTGAGCTGTTGGCCGCTTTGGAAAAGCACTTTGTTGAAAGTGGTTATGACCTGAAGGAACTCGTACGCATAATTACGCAGTCGCGAGCCTATCAGTTGAGTGCGGTCCCCAATGAGCACAACCTGATTGACGAGCAGAATTATTCGCGATACTACCCGCGTCGGCTTCAAGCAGAAGTGATTTTGGACGCGGTGAACGACTTGACGGCTTCGCAGACCAGCTTTCGCAACCTACCACTTGGGACACGTGCGGTTGCCTTGCCAGACAACAGTTACAACACGGCATCAGGGTTTCTCAAGATCTTCGGACGTCCCGACAATGCCAGTGTGTGTGAATGCGAGCGAGTGCAGTCCTCCAGTTTGGCCCAAAGTCTGCATTTCATTAATTCGGATGAGGTCAAGACGAAGCTGAGGTCATCCAGCGGGCGTGCTGCAGAACTGGCGAAACGCAATTCACCTGCGGAAGAGAGTATTCGGGAGCTCTATATGATTGCGTTTTCCCGAGAGCCAGCCGCAGATGAACTGAGAATTGCACTCGAATACCTAGATCAGGTTCCCAGTGACGCCGATGGCAAACCTTTGGATGCCAAAGCGGCGATCAGCCAGAACTATCAAGATTTGATCTGGGCGCTCATGAACTCCAAAGAATTTATGTTCAACCATTAG
- a CDS encoding MFS transporter, translated as MKSASSVTLLILLVFAIGINYIDRGSLSIVKTDVATEFQLSNTQLGLLFSAFFWSYALSQIFAGWLVDRGDVKWVYAAGFLIWSLATVSMAVSSSFAVFLMLRLLLGMGESVAFPASSKLIVLNFHEHRRGLANALLDAASKLGPTLALLLGGLLVASSGWRMLFLVVGLGGMVWLPAWLWLVPSQKNDTTHKATQQTIVPVSALLRRQEFWGTCLGFFCLGYTWAFLLSWLPAYLEESRNFSKESMAIFGSLPFLAMAITSILGGWLSDRLIRGGASPTRVRKSFMLGGLILCAFPMFAAVVATDHRVCIGLLCVACASLGFYTSNVWAITQTMAGPHAAGQWTGLQNAIGNIGSAISPALTGWLVQETGSYYSAFAAASVILVGAVFCYLVLVRQIVPLEWQTPSHELQGAT; from the coding sequence ATGAAATCTGCTAGTTCGGTGACGCTACTGATACTTTTGGTTTTTGCTATTGGAATCAACTACATCGACCGCGGTAGTCTTTCGATCGTTAAGACCGATGTTGCTACTGAATTCCAACTTTCCAATACCCAATTGGGCTTGCTCTTCTCTGCATTTTTCTGGAGCTACGCGCTATCGCAGATATTCGCAGGATGGCTTGTCGACCGAGGCGATGTGAAATGGGTTTATGCCGCAGGCTTCCTAATCTGGTCACTGGCAACGGTCTCCATGGCTGTTTCCAGTAGCTTTGCAGTGTTTCTAATGCTGAGACTGCTTTTGGGGATGGGAGAAAGTGTCGCTTTTCCGGCTTCCTCCAAGCTCATCGTTCTAAACTTCCATGAACATCGCCGTGGTCTCGCCAATGCGCTATTGGACGCGGCCTCGAAACTGGGGCCGACTTTGGCGTTACTCTTGGGCGGTTTGTTGGTCGCTAGTAGCGGCTGGCGAATGCTGTTTCTGGTTGTAGGTCTAGGTGGCATGGTCTGGCTTCCGGCATGGCTGTGGCTCGTACCTTCGCAGAAGAATGACACGACCCACAAAGCAACTCAGCAGACAATTGTCCCGGTTTCGGCTCTGTTGCGTCGCCAGGAATTTTGGGGAACGTGCCTGGGCTTCTTTTGCTTGGGATATACATGGGCATTCCTGCTTTCCTGGTTGCCTGCCTACCTGGAAGAATCTCGCAATTTTTCTAAGGAATCGATGGCCATCTTCGGTTCATTGCCTTTCCTGGCAATGGCCATCACTTCAATTTTGGGAGGTTGGCTCTCCGATCGCTTGATTCGCGGCGGCGCTTCGCCAACCCGCGTAAGAAAGTCGTTCATGCTTGGTGGCTTGATACTTTGTGCGTTTCCAATGTTCGCCGCGGTAGTTGCCACCGACCATCGCGTTTGCATCGGTCTATTGTGCGTCGCGTGCGCCTCGCTTGGATTCTACACGTCCAATGTATGGGCCATTACGCAAACGATGGCAGGTCCTCACGCCGCCGGCCAGTGGACCGGGCTACAAAATGCGATCGGCAATATTGGCAGCGCGATCTCGCCAGCACTAACTGGGTGGCTCGTCCAGGAGACCGGCAGCTATTACTCCGCGTTCGCAGCAGCTTCGGTGATCTTGGTAGGAGCTGTGTTCTGCTACCTGGTATTAGTGAGACAAATTGTTCCTCTCGAGTGGCAAACTCCCAGCCACGAACTTCAAGGGGCTACCTAA
- a CDS encoding DUF1559 domain-containing protein, translating to MIPFLDRFLESLLLGYSVRCHALASKRRGFTLVELLVVIAIIGVLLALLLPAVQQAREAARRMHCSNNLKQLGLALHNYVDTHARLPAFSRGFAGCSNGTPDNDEIKNANGLVALLPYIEQQNVYDQFNHEEAFAVFPSYHKAPGTVIGDPVTNGNAALSETVLDAFLCPSDNNPVKGRLKGTYYGPGGSYSAAATNYDFITDCGDEFSYCNGYVSSTSPDKRMFGADVNTKFAEVTDGISNTFMLGETTRYHVNGGAFAWAYRAHVMAGIDPYHGTNGSAGGINIWHQPFIHPTWQSPPFNPVRGRARSWWVAAASLHPGGCHFLMGDGSVHFVAETTDRSLLNQLSAMADGKVAALP from the coding sequence ATGATTCCATTTCTAGATCGATTTCTTGAGTCACTTCTTCTCGGCTATTCAGTTCGCTGCCACGCGTTGGCTAGTAAGCGACGAGGTTTTACTCTCGTTGAGTTGCTGGTGGTCATCGCCATTATTGGCGTGCTGCTCGCTCTCCTCTTGCCGGCAGTACAACAAGCTCGTGAAGCAGCGCGTCGAATGCACTGCAGCAACAACCTGAAACAACTTGGGCTTGCGCTGCATAACTATGTCGACACGCATGCCAGGCTGCCTGCGTTTAGTCGTGGCTTTGCCGGTTGCTCAAACGGTACACCGGACAACGATGAAATCAAGAATGCCAATGGATTGGTAGCGCTGCTTCCTTACATCGAACAACAAAACGTCTACGACCAGTTCAACCACGAGGAAGCGTTCGCCGTATTTCCTTCCTACCATAAGGCTCCTGGCACCGTCATCGGAGATCCTGTAACCAATGGCAACGCAGCCCTGTCCGAAACGGTATTAGACGCATTCCTCTGTCCGTCGGATAACAATCCCGTAAAGGGCCGTCTCAAAGGCACCTATTACGGGCCAGGTGGATCTTATTCAGCTGCGGCGACCAATTACGACTTCATCACCGACTGTGGTGATGAGTTCTCATACTGCAATGGTTACGTCAGTTCAACTTCGCCTGACAAACGTATGTTTGGCGCCGATGTCAACACGAAGTTTGCTGAGGTGACCGACGGGATATCGAACACATTCATGCTAGGCGAGACCACCAGGTACCACGTGAACGGTGGCGCCTTCGCTTGGGCCTATCGAGCGCACGTCATGGCTGGTATTGATCCCTATCATGGAACCAATGGTTCAGCCGGTGGAATCAACATCTGGCACCAGCCTTTCATTCATCCGACATGGCAAAGTCCACCATTCAATCCAGTTCGTGGTCGAGCTCGCAGTTGGTGGGTCGCGGCCGCCAGTTTGCACCCAGGGGGTTGCCATTTCTTAATGGGCGATGGATCCGTTCATTTTGTCGCTGAAACAACCGATAGATCGTTACTGAATCAACTTTCTGCCATGGCCGACGGTAAAGTTGCGGCCCTTCCCTAG
- a CDS encoding PPC domain-containing protein, producing MGGQAGTTVDVTISGQNLEKFGELRFSHPGITAISKLDADGAPVANQYTITIASDCPPGVHEARIMTRLGLSSSRVFSVGTLPEIVASKPNNSLETAIKLEINSICNGQTKSREIDFYTFEAKKGQRLVVDCAAEGIDSKLNPVLVVADESGNDLQVERRGGAIDFTAETDGKYVIKVHDLTYDGGAYYFYRLALKELSVDALVPRLASTRKVNAFSWPPVNLSPTAASTEAEPNNDVTEAQKITLPCDIEGSFYPAADVDTFEFTAKKGEVWWVEVASERLGLPTDPSVSVQHVKGTGPEAEVEDLVEFTDIPSPIKVSTNHYSYDGPPYNAGSSDILGKMEIKEDGVYRLSVTDLFGGTRDDSRNIYRLIIRKAQPDFAIVGWALHMNLRNGDRNALSKPIALRGGTTMPIEVVVIRRDGFDGAIELGLEDLPQGVTAHGLTIGPGKCCGTLLITAEEDAPRGVTIANFFGRAEIEGKTVTRQASFASMKWPVTDARSEIPSPRLLAEVPVSVGGSEATPLSIVAAEEKVWEVSAGKKLTIPLKHIRRGEFSGATMSLKTFGHGFDNNAAFDVPLNEDSSEAVLDLSKLKPTAGLHTIAFYGKAVTKYSHNPQAVTEAEIALEVAKKAVEKATDEEKSKAEAAVKAAESHLKAVTKAAAPKDIVDIIVSKPIQIRVVPALEVTLK from the coding sequence ATGGGCGGTCAGGCTGGGACGACTGTCGACGTGACCATCAGCGGCCAGAACCTTGAGAAATTTGGTGAGCTGCGTTTTTCTCATCCGGGAATCACCGCGATTTCCAAGCTTGATGCTGATGGTGCTCCGGTCGCCAATCAATATACGATCACGATTGCGAGCGACTGTCCTCCTGGCGTTCACGAGGCGCGGATTATGACGCGGCTTGGGCTTTCAAGTTCTCGTGTGTTCAGCGTTGGCACGTTGCCAGAGATCGTCGCGTCGAAGCCAAACAACTCTCTGGAGACAGCAATCAAGCTAGAGATCAATTCCATTTGTAACGGACAGACCAAATCCCGGGAGATTGATTTTTATACTTTTGAGGCCAAGAAGGGACAGCGACTGGTCGTGGACTGTGCGGCTGAGGGTATCGACTCCAAGTTGAATCCAGTTTTGGTTGTGGCCGATGAAAGTGGAAACGATCTTCAGGTAGAACGCCGTGGGGGCGCGATTGATTTCACGGCCGAGACAGACGGAAAGTATGTGATTAAGGTCCACGATCTTACCTATGACGGCGGTGCCTATTATTTCTACCGGTTGGCTCTTAAGGAACTATCCGTCGATGCGTTGGTCCCGCGTCTTGCTTCGACCCGCAAAGTTAATGCGTTCTCGTGGCCACCTGTCAACTTGAGTCCTACGGCAGCATCGACCGAAGCAGAGCCAAATAACGATGTGACCGAGGCCCAGAAAATTACGCTACCGTGTGATATCGAAGGAAGTTTTTACCCAGCCGCCGATGTTGACACGTTTGAGTTTACGGCCAAGAAGGGCGAGGTATGGTGGGTTGAAGTCGCATCGGAAAGACTTGGTTTGCCGACGGACCCTTCGGTATCGGTACAGCATGTGAAGGGAACTGGACCAGAGGCTGAAGTGGAGGATTTGGTGGAGTTCACCGATATTCCTAGCCCGATCAAGGTTTCGACCAATCACTACAGTTACGACGGACCACCTTACAACGCCGGTTCTTCTGACATCCTGGGGAAGATGGAGATCAAGGAAGACGGTGTCTACCGTCTCAGTGTGACCGACCTCTTTGGCGGAACTCGGGATGACTCGCGGAATATCTATCGTCTGATCATTCGCAAGGCTCAACCAGATTTCGCGATCGTGGGATGGGCACTGCACATGAACCTTCGCAATGGTGATCGAAATGCCTTGTCGAAGCCGATCGCACTTCGTGGCGGGACTACGATGCCGATCGAGGTGGTCGTAATTCGCCGGGATGGTTTTGACGGAGCGATTGAGCTGGGCTTGGAAGACCTTCCCCAAGGCGTTACCGCTCACGGGCTGACAATTGGCCCAGGCAAGTGCTGTGGGACGCTTCTGATAACTGCCGAGGAAGATGCGCCTCGAGGAGTAACCATTGCTAACTTCTTTGGTCGTGCAGAGATCGAAGGGAAAACGGTGACACGGCAAGCGAGTTTTGCATCGATGAAATGGCCCGTCACTGATGCACGATCTGAGATACCGAGCCCACGCCTCCTTGCCGAGGTTCCAGTGTCGGTTGGTGGCTCAGAGGCAACTCCGTTGAGCATTGTGGCTGCTGAAGAAAAAGTGTGGGAGGTCTCGGCCGGCAAGAAGCTGACAATTCCGCTGAAGCATATTCGGCGGGGCGAGTTCTCTGGGGCGACAATGAGTCTTAAGACATTCGGTCACGGGTTCGATAACAATGCTGCCTTCGATGTACCACTGAACGAAGATTCGTCAGAAGCAGTTCTCGACTTGTCGAAACTGAAACCTACCGCCGGCTTGCACACGATCGCCTTTTACGGAAAAGCGGTGACCAAGTATTCGCATAACCCACAAGCCGTCACCGAAGCGGAGATTGCTTTGGAAGTAGCCAAAAAAGCCGTCGAGAAAGCTACTGATGAAGAGAAATCAAAGGCCGAGGCTGCGGTCAAGGCGGCTGAAAGTCATCTGAAGGCCGTCACGAAGGCAGCGGCACCGAAGGATATCGTCGATATCATCGTCTCGAAGCCTATACAGATCCGTGTTGTCCCTGCACTTGAGGTAACGCTGAAATGA
- a CDS encoding DUF1501 domain-containing protein: MTHPFNASSAICSGPASRRGFMRMGLAGFASLSLPGMFRLRAESPSADPSRKKNAVIMVWKPGGCSHIDTYDPKPNAPVEYRGPFNTIQTKVPGMHFTELLPRQAAIADKLTVLRSMRQTAGGHPAGTMQLLSGDPDTRDKPAPRLPDWMSVANYLRSKEGGRTNPLPIYAGVNPPSNYVSPAYLGDAYGPFAVTGDPNSPSFSVPNIGVDNPGEAVHLERRASLRQKLDTLTRAFDKAGEMEALDQFEMQAMSLLTNPKTKEAFDLTQEDDKTRDRYGRNKWGQQLLLARRLVEAGVDILTTSLSGPLCGRVNNWDDHAVNHHVFDALKFRAEAYDQAVSALIEDVYERGLSERVLVVVTGEFGRTPKVNYQPSTGAGNASAAAGTKQPGRDHWPRAFSNIWAGGGIDTGRFIGATDARGEDSIERICGPGDFLATIYHHLGIDGRKVFIKDFNGRPTPIVDHGDPIPELIS; this comes from the coding sequence ATGACTCACCCGTTCAACGCATCGTCGGCCATCTGTTCCGGCCCAGCATCGCGTCGCGGATTCATGCGGATGGGCTTGGCGGGCTTCGCTTCGCTAAGCCTTCCAGGCATGTTTCGTCTGCGGGCCGAGAGTCCTTCGGCAGATCCAAGCCGCAAGAAGAACGCTGTTATCATGGTGTGGAAGCCTGGCGGATGCTCTCACATTGACACATACGACCCGAAACCGAATGCTCCGGTTGAATATCGGGGGCCATTCAATACGATCCAGACGAAAGTGCCGGGCATGCACTTCACCGAGTTGCTGCCACGGCAGGCTGCCATCGCCGACAAGTTGACCGTATTGCGTTCCATGCGACAGACGGCCGGTGGCCACCCGGCAGGGACGATGCAATTACTCTCGGGTGACCCAGATACCCGTGACAAACCAGCACCGCGCCTGCCAGACTGGATGTCAGTGGCGAACTACCTTCGTTCAAAAGAAGGAGGTCGTACTAATCCTCTTCCGATTTACGCTGGAGTGAACCCACCATCGAATTACGTCAGTCCTGCCTATCTGGGCGACGCTTATGGTCCGTTCGCAGTGACAGGCGATCCAAACAGCCCAAGTTTTTCCGTGCCCAATATTGGAGTGGACAATCCTGGAGAAGCAGTTCATCTCGAACGCCGGGCTTCGTTACGGCAAAAGCTCGACACTCTCACGCGTGCGTTCGACAAGGCGGGTGAGATGGAGGCGCTCGATCAGTTTGAAATGCAGGCAATGAGCCTGTTGACCAACCCTAAGACCAAGGAAGCCTTTGACCTAACTCAAGAAGATGATAAGACGCGCGACCGTTACGGACGAAACAAGTGGGGTCAACAACTTCTGTTAGCTCGAAGGTTGGTCGAAGCAGGAGTCGATATTCTTACGACGTCGCTGTCGGGGCCGCTTTGCGGCCGGGTCAACAATTGGGACGATCATGCGGTGAATCATCATGTGTTCGATGCCCTGAAGTTTCGTGCGGAAGCTTACGACCAAGCGGTTTCGGCACTGATTGAAGATGTCTATGAACGCGGGCTTTCCGAGCGTGTACTGGTGGTCGTAACCGGTGAATTCGGTCGGACACCCAAAGTTAATTATCAGCCCAGCACAGGTGCCGGAAATGCCAGTGCGGCTGCTGGTACGAAGCAACCAGGCAGAGATCATTGGCCGCGAGCATTTTCTAACATCTGGGCCGGTGGTGGAATTGACACGGGACGGTTCATTGGCGCCACGGATGCACGTGGTGAGGACTCAATCGAGAGAATTTGTGGTCCTGGGGACTTCCTCGCCACAATCTACCATCACCTTGGTATCGACGGACGGAAGGTCTTCATCAAAGACTTCAACGGCCGCCCGACCCCGATTGTCGACCATGGGGATCCGATTCCGGAATTGATTTCCTAG
- a CDS encoding M20 family metallopeptidase, with amino-acid sequence MKPAVDPLEVLQALIAIPSVNPMGIDRDGSEYYEGKISDWLLTFFSDLGVPCECHEVAEGRSNVIAKFHADTNVPTILLDAHTDTVPVDGMIIDPFHPTVCDGRIYGRGACDVKGGMAAMLAAFATLVHQKPASSANVIMACTCDEEYTATGARHLAKHWTTSPKRSELVSTPPDYCIVAEPTDLNVIVAHRGVLRWKLRTTGRACHSSRPHEGRNAIYDMAQLVLALQRYADDLAQRVASHPLCGSPTLSVGKISGGTSVNIVPHECEVEIDRRTIPGENSVDVLKHIESFLREETTSDFEMLPPWIDADALSDDDNQELANHLLTQVAAVAGPHEKQGAWYGTNASCFAVRGNVPSVVFGPGSIAQAHTEDEWLDIAQLYQATEVYYRMFQSPLTSDCSRKDGVHATEIVSL; translated from the coding sequence ATGAAACCCGCAGTTGATCCCCTAGAGGTTTTGCAAGCGTTGATCGCGATACCAAGTGTCAATCCGATGGGCATCGATCGAGACGGTAGTGAATACTACGAGGGGAAAATATCCGATTGGTTGCTTACGTTCTTTAGCGACCTGGGCGTTCCCTGCGAATGTCACGAAGTCGCCGAAGGGCGTAGCAACGTAATTGCAAAGTTTCATGCGGATACCAACGTCCCAACCATTCTTTTGGATGCTCACACGGACACCGTCCCTGTCGACGGGATGATCATCGATCCTTTTCATCCTACGGTTTGCGATGGACGTATCTATGGGCGTGGTGCTTGCGACGTGAAGGGAGGCATGGCCGCGATGCTTGCCGCTTTCGCAACCCTAGTCCACCAGAAACCGGCTAGCAGCGCGAATGTGATAATGGCCTGTACATGCGACGAAGAATACACCGCGACCGGTGCTCGCCATTTGGCCAAGCACTGGACCACTTCGCCCAAGCGTAGTGAACTGGTTTCCACACCTCCAGACTACTGCATCGTTGCAGAACCAACTGATCTGAATGTCATTGTCGCCCACCGTGGTGTGCTTCGCTGGAAACTGCGAACCACCGGACGAGCCTGTCACAGTTCGCGGCCACACGAAGGGCGCAATGCCATTTACGATATGGCACAGTTAGTTTTGGCATTACAACGGTATGCCGATGATCTCGCTCAAAGGGTTGCTTCGCACCCTCTGTGTGGGTCTCCTACGTTAAGCGTTGGCAAGATCTCAGGCGGAACGAGTGTCAATATCGTTCCACACGAATGTGAAGTCGAAATCGATCGAAGGACGATCCCGGGTGAGAATTCAGTCGACGTTCTAAAACACATCGAAAGTTTCTTGCGGGAAGAGACAACATCAGACTTCGAGATGCTACCGCCATGGATCGATGCCGATGCACTGTCTGACGACGACAACCAGGAGTTGGCGAATCACTTACTTACGCAGGTCGCGGCAGTAGCTGGCCCACACGAAAAACAGGGAGCATGGTATGGGACCAACGCCAGTTGCTTTGCTGTCAGAGGAAATGTTCCCTCGGTTGTGTTTGGTCCAGGCTCCATCGCACAGGCACACACTGAGGATGAATGGCTCGACATCGCTCAACTATACCAGGCGACAGAAGTCTATTACCGAATGTTTCAGAGTCCTCTCACTTCTGATTGCTCGCGAAAAGACGGCGTTCACGCTACGGAGATTGTTTCGTTATGA
- a CDS encoding amidohydrolase family protein, giving the protein MNNTSVSKQLSRRQVIQAAAVAAMASSNPIWASESQKNRWIDAHVHIWTPDTQAYPLAHGFSKTDMVPTSFTPDELFAECHPVGVDRVVLIQMSFYKFDNRYMLDAIAEYPNTFRGVGIVDHQQASAAATMKSLHKQGVTGFRLYANAESAASWIDSPEMSVMWKTAGDTGQAICLLANPDALPAIEKLCRKFPKTRVVVDHFGRIGVDGSMRAKDLTNLCRLADLPEVFIKTSAFYALGEKKPPYVDLTSMIRQLHATFGPQRLMWASDCPYQVQGSHTYAASIELIRDRLDFLTDEDKSWILQKTAQKVYWSAS; this is encoded by the coding sequence ATGAATAACACGTCCGTTTCGAAGCAACTATCTCGACGTCAAGTCATTCAGGCAGCCGCTGTCGCCGCGATGGCTAGTTCGAATCCCATTTGGGCGAGCGAATCACAAAAAAATAGGTGGATCGATGCACACGTTCACATATGGACGCCTGACACCCAGGCCTATCCTTTGGCCCATGGGTTCTCGAAGACCGATATGGTTCCGACAAGCTTTACTCCAGACGAGCTATTTGCTGAGTGCCACCCCGTCGGCGTCGATCGTGTCGTTCTGATTCAGATGAGCTTCTACAAGTTCGACAACCGGTACATGCTCGACGCCATTGCCGAATATCCGAATACCTTCCGCGGCGTGGGCATTGTTGATCATCAGCAGGCCTCGGCGGCGGCGACAATGAAGTCCCTTCATAAGCAAGGGGTAACCGGCTTTCGGTTGTATGCCAATGCGGAGTCTGCGGCGTCTTGGATCGATTCTCCAGAAATGTCGGTGATGTGGAAGACAGCCGGCGATACAGGTCAAGCCATTTGCCTACTCGCCAACCCGGATGCCCTGCCTGCCATTGAAAAGCTCTGTCGTAAGTTTCCGAAAACTCGCGTCGTTGTCGATCACTTCGGGCGGATCGGAGTCGACGGAAGCATGCGAGCGAAGGATCTAACCAACCTTTGCAGGCTCGCAGATCTTCCGGAAGTCTTTATCAAGACCTCCGCTTTTTACGCGTTGGGAGAGAAGAAACCGCCCTACGTCGACCTGACCTCCATGATCCGACAACTTCACGCGACATTCGGGCCGCAGAGGCTTATGTGGGCGAGCGATTGCCCCTACCAGGTACAAGGCTCACATACCTATGCCGCGTCAATCGAACTAATTCGCGATCGACTCGATTTCCTCACAGACGAAGACAAGTCGTGGATACTGCAGAAGACCGCCCAGAAGGTGTATTGGTCGGCATCGTAG